The Cetobacterium ceti DNA segment ATTTTGAAAAATCACCCTTTAACTACCTTTGCAATTTTATTTAGAAACTTTGAATATATGAGGGAATTCTTACTTATTTCAAAAATAGAAAATTTAAATTTAGAAATCAATAAAAATCTCTTTACTTTCCACGGTGCAAAGGGATTAGAATGGGATTATGTATTTATCCCTATCTTTCTTCAAGGAGTTATTCCTAATAAAACTTACTCTAAAAAAGATTTAGATGAAGAACTACGACTTTTTTATGTAGCCTGTACTAGAGCTAGAAAGGATTTAACTATAACTTATCCTAAATCTATATATACATATCTTGGTCACTTTAATACCCCCTCCTCTTTTTTAAAACTTATTCCATCTAATTTATACAAAAAAGAAGTGTTAGACTAACCTAACACTTCTTAAAAAAACTACCTATGAATTTCTCTAGGGATATTTCCTCAGGAACCATTCCTCCCTTTATATTCCCTTCTAAAAATAGAATTTCTTCTATTTTTTCCTCTAAAAAATCTTCTTTAAACTTATCTAGATTTGAAAATTTTAGAAATATTGGATACTCTTTTATATAATCTCCTCTTTCTCTTCTAAAATATTTTTTTATTCCTTCATATATATTTTCTTTAAATTGTTTATATGACATTGTGCTACGAATAACTTCTCTTTTTTCTAATAATTTTATTTTTAAAAGAAGTATTATCTCTTCATTTAACATATATAAAAATCTCATATACTCCTTTTCTCTATTTAGGAATTCTAAAAGTCCTTCAACTTTTTTTTCATATAAAAATTTTTCCATTAATATTTTTAAATTTCCCTCTTTATTTATAGAAAGTATAGGTAAAACTTTTTCTAAATCAAATTCTTCCCCTCTAAAAAAACTTTTCACTTTACTAATTTCGTTTTTTAATTTATCGTAGTCTTCACCAATTAGTTCACAAAATCTTTGAGAATCATATTCAGATATTTTTAATTCCTTTTCCACATAAAAATGTAACCCTTTTTTTTCTAACTCTTTTCTACATAAAATAATTTTAGCTCTTTTTCCCACTATATCCATTATTTTTTTCACAGGTCTATTTGTAGGTCTATCATAATCATCTAACTCTTCCTTATATACAAATACTATTTCTTTTTGTGAAATATCAAAGGCGTCTAAACTTTCTATAAATTTATCTAATTTTTTTATTTTTTCCACACCTTTTAAAACAACTAACTCCCTTGGAGCAAACATAGAATTTATAGAAAGAATTCCTAAGAATTTTTCCTCTCCATTTTCCTCTACATTAATAATCTTTTCATCTATTCCAGGATGTTTTTCCCTTATATTTTTCAATAACTCTTCATATTTCATAGGTAATGGTATATCACCTGTTAAAAAATACATCATTTTTTATCTCTCCTTTTAAAATATTCTCCTAACAAAAATAAGCTAAATATAAATATTACAACCACTGTACTCAGTGCTGAACTTTCTAAAAATTTTTTCTCTGAAACTAAGTTATAATTTACAATGGATACTAAGGGAATATAATCTCCTATTTCCATAGTATAGGCCAATGTAAACTCTCCAAAGATTATTGCAAATACCTGTAAAAAAACAGATATTAAAATATTTTTCAACATGGGAATTTCCACATAAAAATATCTTTCCCATATATTATTACAATCTAATTTTTCCATTTCCAATATATCCTTTGGAAATTTTTTTATATATTGATACATGAAAGAATAAGCTATTGGCATTCCTACAAATATATTCCCTATAATCAGCAATAAAAATAAAGGTATATTAAATAATATATTTAAATAGTATAAACTTATTGCTAAAAATGCTCCAGATATTCCTAAATTTCCAAATATAATAGAATTAGTTAATTTACTATAATTTTTCAACATAATAAATCCTATCACCACTATAAAAAATGCTGAAATTCCACTTATAATTGTGGAATTAATAATACTTTCAATAACTGGATAATTTTTATTAAATTCTTCTGAAAATAATCTTATAAAACTTTTAATTTCAAATGTGCCACTATAAAAATTAAAAAATGAATAGCCTATTGAAATTGCAACAATTCCATATTGAAATATTAAATATATAACTGTATAAACTTTTGATAGTATTCCTAACTTATAAGTTCCACCTATTCCATCTAATTCATACTCATCTATTCCATATGTAAATGAATTTAATATCATAAGTACTATAAACTGTAAAATCCCCAAAGTGAAAGCTTTGGAAAAATCTAAACTTCCCATAAGAGTATTTGCTATTTCAACTTCAATAATAGAAAATTTTATACCCCCTAGAGCTAAAACAATCCCCATAGAAGTAAAAGAATAGGTAAATACCATAAAAAAAGCTCTAAATATTTGAGGTAAAATCATCGGTAGTTTACATTTTATTGCAATTTGAAATTCACTTGCACCATCAAGTCTAAAGGCTTCAACTATCTCCCTTGGAATTCTTTTTATCCCTTCACTTATATATTTTATAAAAATTGGAGAATTATAAAATACATTAGCTATTATAATAGCTTTTAAACTGTACATTATATTGAAATTTTTTAAATATTCCTGTGAAAATATAATTGAAAAAACAGTTACAGTTGATATTACTGGAAAGAAAAATGGTATAAATATTAACCCCTCTAAGGTCTTTGATATAAAATTATCACTGTATGCCAAATAATATGCTGGAATTATTCCTATTACTAAGGCTAATAAAGTTGATACTCCACCCTGATATAGGGTAAATTTAAGTAGTTCCATTGTATCCTTAGAATATAAACCTGTTAAATCATTTAAAGAGAAAAAATCTCTTCCAAAAAAATAAAGAGGTAAAATCCATAAAATTCCATAGGCACCATTGATTAAAAAACTTTTTTTCACTGCCCCTCTCCTTAACTTATTATACAAGGAACATTATACTGTATATACAAAAAAAATAAAACTCCCTATTACTAGAGAGCTTTATTTCTTAATAATTTAGAAGCATTTAATACAGCTAAAATCGATACACCTACATCGGCAAATATAGCCATCCATAAATCTGCTAAGCCTAATACTCCTAAAATCATAACAAGTACTTTTATACCTAAAGCAAGAATTATATTTTCCCAAACTACCCTTTTATTTTTTCTTGCTAATTTCAGTAATTCCACTATTTTATAAGGATCATCATTCATTAAAACCACATCTGCACTTTCTACAGCTATATCACTACCCATTTTACCCATGGCAACACCTACATCTGACATGGCAAGTACAGGAGCATCATTTATTCCATCTCCTACAAATATTACTCCACCATTATTTTCTTTTTTTATTTTTTCGAAAATATTAACTTTATCTTCTGGAAGTAAATGAGCATGTATAGTTGAAGAACTCATTCCTAACTCTTTCCCTATTTTAAATGCACTTTTTTCATTATCTCCTGTTAACATATATGGTGTAATTCCCATATTTTTCAATTCTTCAATAGCTTTTTTTGATGTGGATTTTATCTTATCTGAAACTTTTATTTTACCTAAATATTTATTTTCCACAGCAATATAAACAACTGTATTATCCTCTTCCATATTTTCCATAGGAATATTATACTCTTTCATAAGTTTCATATTCCCTGCTAGTATCTCTTCTCCCTTATATCTAGTTATAACTCCGTAACCTGGTTTTTCATTATAGCCCTCTATATTCCTTTCTTCAATTTCAATAGGTCCATAAGCCATTATAGCCTTTCCTATTGGATGATTAGAATAAAACTCTCCAGCCTTCCCATACTCCATTAGTTTACTTTCATCTATTCCTACAGACTCAACACTTTCAACTTGGAATTTTCCCTCTGTTAAAGTTCCTGTTTTATCAAATACCACTTCTTTTATTTCAGTTAGTTTTTCTAAATAATTTCCACCTTTAATTAGAATTCCTAATTTAGATCCCCTTCCAATACTGCTAAAGAATGTTAGAGGTACTGATAATACCAATGCGCATGGACAAGATATTACTAAAAATATAAGTGCACGACTTAGCCACA contains these protein-coding regions:
- a CDS encoding DNA polymerase III subunit delta translates to MMYFLTGDIPLPMKYEELLKNIREKHPGIDEKIINVEENGEEKFLGILSINSMFAPRELVVLKGVEKIKKLDKFIESLDAFDISQKEIVFVYKEELDDYDRPTNRPVKKIMDIVGKRAKIILCRKELEKKGLHFYVEKELKISEYDSQRFCELIGEDYDKLKNEISKVKSFFRGEEFDLEKVLPILSINKEGNLKILMEKFLYEKKVEGLLEFLNREKEYMRFLYMLNEEIILLLKIKLLEKREVIRSTMSYKQFKENIYEGIKKYFRRERGDYIKEYPIFLKFSNLDKFKEDFLEEKIEEILFLEGNIKGGMVPEEISLEKFIGSFFKKC
- a CDS encoding ABC transporter permease — its product is MKKSFLINGAYGILWILPLYFFGRDFFSLNDLTGLYSKDTMELLKFTLYQGGVSTLLALVIGIIPAYYLAYSDNFISKTLEGLIFIPFFFPVISTVTVFSIIFSQEYLKNFNIMYSLKAIIIANVFYNSPIFIKYISEGIKRIPREIVEAFRLDGASEFQIAIKCKLPMILPQIFRAFFMVFTYSFTSMGIVLALGGIKFSIIEVEIANTLMGSLDFSKAFTLGILQFIVLMILNSFTYGIDEYELDGIGGTYKLGILSKVYTVIYLIFQYGIVAISIGYSFFNFYSGTFEIKSFIRLFSEEFNKNYPVIESIINSTIISGISAFFIVVIGFIMLKNYSKLTNSIIFGNLGISGAFLAISLYYLNILFNIPLFLLLIIGNIFVGMPIAYSFMYQYIKKFPKDILEMEKLDCNNIWERYFYVEIPMLKNILISVFLQVFAIIFGEFTLAYTMEIGDYIPLVSIVNYNLVSEKKFLESSALSTVVVIFIFSLFLLGEYFKRRDKK
- a CDS encoding heavy metal translocating P-type ATPase, producing MKEKIYIVKNLHCGGCAGKIQGALEKLDGVEECTLDFYTKNLHFTFNKDMDTKEFLEKINKIADKIEPGTLIEEKNEEHHENEHEHNHEEGISNKEKISLGLGIGIFILSFFIKEDLYKDILLIIAYLIVGIDIVIKSFKNIFKGNFLDENFLMTVATFGAFGLGDYSEAAGVMIFYKIGEFFQDLAVENSKKSIKELMKIKPEFANIKRFDGKIEKVDPKDVKVGEIFIVKPGEKIPLDGVVVKGDSTVDTSALTGESMPVEISLDSLVLSGSINENGVIEIRATKTYSQSTVSKIIEMVQSASNKKASAEKFITKFARYYTPIVVGLAVVIGLGIPTLFGNFSLWLSRALIFLVISCPCALVLSVPLTFFSSIGRGSKLGILIKGGNYLEKLTEIKEVVFDKTGTLTEGKFQVESVESVGIDESKLMEYGKAGEFYSNHPIGKAIMAYGPIEIEERNIEGYNEKPGYGVITRYKGEEILAGNMKLMKEYNIPMENMEEDNTVVYIAVENKYLGKIKVSDKIKSTSKKAIEELKNMGITPYMLTGDNEKSAFKIGKELGMSSSTIHAHLLPEDKVNIFEKIKKENNGGVIFVGDGINDAPVLAMSDVGVAMGKMGSDIAVESADVVLMNDDPYKIVELLKLARKNKRVVWENIILALGIKVLVMILGVLGLADLWMAIFADVGVSILAVLNASKLLRNKAL